A portion of the Sphingobacterium spiritivorum genome contains these proteins:
- a CDS encoding peroxiredoxin — MSFTGKNFPSIAVDAIDSLGDNLSINIFEKATQEGKKVLLFWYPKDFTFVCPTELHAFQDALPEFEKRNTIVIGASCDSNEVHFAWLNTAKDNGGIEGVTYPILADTNRNLSSILGILEIKEVEHPEYGTLAEGSAVSYRATYLIDETGKVFHESVNDMPLGRNVKEYIRLIDAYTHVQQHGEVCPANWEEGKEAMHATRTGVAEYLSNLN; from the coding sequence ATGAGCTTTACAGGTAAAAATTTCCCAAGTATTGCAGTAGATGCAATCGATTCATTAGGTGACAATTTAAGTATCAACATTTTTGAAAAAGCAACTCAGGAAGGTAAAAAAGTATTATTGTTCTGGTATCCGAAAGATTTCACTTTCGTATGTCCTACTGAACTTCATGCTTTTCAGGATGCTTTACCAGAATTTGAAAAACGTAACACTATCGTAATCGGTGCTTCATGTGATTCTAACGAAGTACATTTTGCTTGGTTAAATACAGCAAAAGATAATGGTGGTATCGAAGGCGTTACTTACCCTATCCTGGCTGATACAAACCGTAACTTATCCAGTATCCTGGGTATTCTGGAAATCAAAGAAGTGGAGCACCCTGAATACGGTACTCTTGCTGAAGGATCTGCAGTATCTTACCGTGCAACTTACCTGATCGACGAAACAGGTAAAGTATTCCACGAGTCAGTAAACGACATGCCTTTAGGCCGTAACGTTAAAGAATATATCCGTTTGATCGATGCGTACACACACGTACAACAACACGGTGAAGTATGCCCGGCAAACTGGGAAGAAGGTAAAGAAGCTATGCACGCAACTCGTACAGGTGTAGCTGAATACTTGTCAAACCTTAACTAA
- a CDS encoding thioredoxin family protein, producing MLQELENDTLQEIVDNNDIVMVQYSASWCGNCRIMKPKFKKLAGENENVSFIIVDAEKFPESRKLANVNNLPTFAAFKNGKLINQVQTNKFEGLIDLFNETTSN from the coding sequence ATGTTACAGGAATTAGAAAACGATACGCTACAAGAAATTGTGGACAATAATGATATTGTAATGGTACAATACTCAGCTTCATGGTGTGGAAACTGCCGTATCATGAAACCAAAATTCAAAAAATTAGCCGGTGAGAATGAAAATGTTTCATTTATTATCGTTGATGCAGAGAAGTTCCCGGAATCAAGAAAGTTAGCGAACGTAAATAATCTTCCAACTTTTGCTGCATTCAAAAACGGCAAGCTGATCAATCAGGTTCAAACTAATAAATTCGAAGGATTAATAGACTTATTCAATGAAACTACCAGTAATTAA
- a CDS encoding DUF6952 family protein: MKLPVIKHLTEFIEQNDVDYVLETIETLEALTEVPSLKDEELDVIGELISNMYGAVEVDKLIKEGTPKKEALNVFMKRVLGSIDK, translated from the coding sequence ATGAAACTACCAGTAATTAAGCATTTAACAGAGTTTATCGAGCAAAATGATGTGGACTACGTGCTGGAGACTATAGAAACGCTGGAAGCATTAACGGAAGTTCCTTCTTTAAAAGATGAAGAACTGGATGTTATCGGTGAATTGATCTCCAATATGTATGGAGCTGTTGAGGTCGATAAATTGATAAAAGAAGGAACTCCTAAAAAAGAAGCACTAAATGTGTTTATGAAAAGAGTTTTGGGCTCTATAGATAAATAA
- a CDS encoding PIG-L family deacetylase produces the protein MIIRNIAIALCMIANTYLLYAQPSLPTPSSEIKLKLEKLNSLGSVLYFAAHPDDENTRLIAWLAQEKKYRTAYLSLTRGDGGQNLIGTEIGKELGLIRTQELLKARSIDKGEQFFSTAYDFGFSKTYAETFDFWEKDEVLKEAVWIIRKFQPDVIITRFPPDERGGHGHHQASAILAIEAFKIAGDPKVYPEQLKYVKPWTARRLLWNTFNFGNVNTTAANQFNLEIGDYNPLIGKSYGEIASESRSSHKSQGFGASRQRGNAREYFELLGGDAPKTDLMDGVETSWKRVTDNPAIQQKITQLNQNFNISHPEASVTGLIELLQLVQKVDDTHWKTQKTKEIKELILDCAGIWIESYADQSKFVLGTTVSVANDAIVRRPDVKVELSAINNTPVNKSLSYNSILTEKNNQTATPVSQPYWLEKEGTLGKFNVDDLTLVGNPENPDALHNTFTLKINGVSITFDRPVLFKYTHPVRGEVYEPLIISPAVTANILSSAVVARLGEPKTVEILFQAHSDQPQTAEVSFDVPKNWTVSPQKLSLDFKNKETEISQKIILTPLSKDIRLDSLQINIGNTAALSYHSIAYEHIPKITWFPPAKVRLTGLDINIPQKKIGYIEGAGDLVASSLKDIGITVTNLRESEIINDQLQDYDAIIVGIRAFNVNSRMSALMPHLLKYVRSGGTLVEQYNVNNGLKSNTFGPYPFQISRDRVTDENATVQFDKESPVLQTPNKITAADFDGWIQERGLYFASQIDRKYATPLLMNDKNESPNNGSLLVVNEGKGKFVYTSLSFFRQLPAGVPGAYRLFVNLLSKQSQ, from the coding sequence ATGATTATACGGAATATCGCTATTGCTCTTTGCATGATCGCAAACACATATCTATTATACGCTCAACCTTCACTCCCGACACCATCATCCGAAATCAAGCTCAAACTTGAAAAACTAAACTCCCTTGGCTCTGTACTCTATTTTGCGGCGCATCCGGATGATGAAAACACCAGACTTATTGCCTGGCTGGCACAGGAAAAAAAATACAGAACAGCATATCTGTCCCTTACCCGGGGCGATGGAGGACAGAACCTAATCGGTACGGAAATTGGAAAAGAGCTGGGACTTATCCGTACGCAGGAACTGCTAAAAGCCAGATCCATTGATAAGGGAGAGCAGTTTTTCAGCACTGCGTATGATTTTGGTTTTTCGAAGACCTATGCAGAGACCTTTGATTTTTGGGAGAAAGATGAAGTTCTGAAAGAAGCCGTGTGGATTATCCGAAAGTTTCAGCCGGATGTTATTATCACCCGTTTTCCGCCAGATGAAAGAGGAGGACACGGACACCATCAGGCATCAGCTATACTGGCTATCGAGGCGTTTAAAATTGCCGGAGATCCCAAGGTATATCCCGAACAGCTGAAATATGTAAAACCATGGACAGCCAGGAGATTGCTCTGGAATACCTTTAATTTTGGCAATGTAAATACAACAGCAGCGAATCAGTTCAATCTTGAGATCGGTGATTATAATCCCCTTATAGGTAAGTCTTATGGAGAGATTGCTTCCGAGAGCCGCTCTTCACACAAAAGCCAGGGATTTGGCGCTTCCAGACAAAGAGGAAATGCCAGAGAATACTTTGAGCTGCTGGGAGGCGACGCTCCTAAAACAGACTTAATGGATGGTGTGGAAACTTCCTGGAAAAGAGTAACAGACAATCCGGCTATACAACAAAAAATTACGCAGCTTAATCAGAACTTTAATATTAGTCATCCCGAAGCTTCTGTCACCGGACTGATCGAACTCTTACAGCTGGTCCAAAAAGTAGATGATACGCACTGGAAAACACAAAAGACCAAAGAAATAAAAGAACTGATACTGGACTGTGCTGGCATATGGATAGAAAGTTATGCGGATCAGTCAAAATTTGTTTTAGGTACAACCGTTTCTGTCGCTAACGATGCTATCGTCAGAAGACCGGACGTTAAAGTCGAGCTCTCGGCAATAAACAATACACCTGTTAATAAATCGCTTAGTTATAACAGCATCTTAACCGAAAAAAATAACCAAACAGCCACACCTGTTTCACAACCTTACTGGCTTGAAAAGGAAGGTACGCTGGGAAAATTCAATGTGGATGATTTAACACTTGTTGGCAATCCTGAAAATCCCGATGCCCTGCACAATACTTTTACCCTCAAAATAAACGGTGTGTCTATCACATTTGATCGTCCGGTATTATTTAAATACACACATCCTGTGAGAGGAGAGGTATATGAGCCGTTAATCATTAGTCCTGCTGTAACGGCTAATATACTGAGCAGTGCTGTTGTCGCACGCCTCGGCGAACCGAAAACGGTAGAAATCTTATTTCAGGCACATTCAGATCAACCTCAGACAGCAGAAGTATCTTTCGATGTGCCAAAGAACTGGACTGTATCTCCGCAAAAACTATCCCTGGATTTTAAAAATAAGGAGACTGAAATTTCACAAAAGATAATATTGACACCTTTGTCAAAAGATATCCGTTTAGATTCTTTACAGATCAACATAGGAAATACGGCTGCTCTTTCTTATCATTCCATTGCATACGAACATATTCCGAAAATCACCTGGTTTCCGCCCGCAAAAGTCCGTCTTACGGGTCTGGATATTAATATTCCTCAGAAAAAAATCGGCTATATTGAAGGAGCAGGAGATCTCGTTGCTTCCAGTCTTAAAGATATTGGTATTACGGTTACCAATTTACGGGAATCCGAGATTATAAATGATCAGTTGCAGGACTATGATGCCATAATTGTTGGTATAAGAGCTTTCAATGTAAATAGCAGAATGTCTGCCCTGATGCCGCATCTTTTAAAATATGTAAGATCGGGAGGAACGCTGGTAGAGCAATACAATGTAAATAATGGCCTGAAATCCAACACCTTTGGCCCTTACCCGTTTCAGATCTCGCGTGACCGTGTGACTGATGAAAATGCAACTGTACAATTTGACAAGGAAAGTCCGGTTTTACAAACTCCGAATAAAATCACAGCTGCAGACTTCGACGGATGGATTCAGGAACGGGGATTATACTTCGCCTCGCAGATAGACCGCAAATATGCTACTCCACTGCTGATGAATGATAAAAATGAATCTCCGAATAACGGATCTCTTTTGGTTGTTAATGAAGGAAAAGGTAAATTTGTGTATACATCCTTGTCTTTTTTTAGACAATTGCCTGCCGGAGTACCGGGAGCTTACAGATTATTTGTAAATTTGCTATCAAAACAATCACAATAA
- a CDS encoding sodium:solute symporter produces MSAIDWTVLFLTLLLIICYGIYKSRGIRNIDGYLLGNRSMPWYNVGLSVMATQASAITFLSAPGLAYSSGMSFVQFYFGLPLAMIVLCITFVPIFHRLRVFTAYEFLEKRFDIKTRALTAILFLIQRGISTGITIFAPSIILSTILHVDVTYTTLFIGSLVVLYTVYGGTKAVSYTQALQMSIIFGGLLVAGFMVVHLLPEDIGFSKALHIAGKSGKTNAIDFTFDPNNQYTVWTGLIGGFFLQLSYFGTDQSQVGRYLTSSSIRDSRLGLLMNGLLKVPMQFAILLIGVLVFAYYQYHTPPVFFNQQEIQKLQGSSYNEEYQSLEKQHVQLYTEKQAVINELTTALDKNNDKAIEDARLKLEQSNKQVQGVRDNVIALIKKNDSKAEVNDNNYVFLSFITSTFPKGLIGLLVAIIFLASMGATASAINSLASTTIVDIYKRFMNKEASDQGYLNASRVITFAWGIFTILIALYASQLGNLLEAVNILGSLFYGTILGIFIVAFYVKKIGGRAVFWAAVISEIIIVAIWKMDVVAFLWLNLIGCALVVIIGLILQATLPRKTEKLVS; encoded by the coding sequence ATGAGTGCGATCGACTGGACCGTACTCTTTCTTACTCTTCTGCTCATTATCTGCTACGGCATATACAAGAGCAGAGGCATCCGCAATATAGACGGCTACCTGTTAGGCAACCGCTCTATGCCCTGGTATAATGTAGGGCTATCTGTAATGGCTACTCAAGCCAGTGCAATCACTTTTCTATCAGCTCCGGGTTTAGCTTACTCCTCCGGAATGAGCTTTGTACAGTTCTACTTTGGACTCCCGCTGGCCATGATTGTGCTCTGTATTACCTTTGTCCCAATCTTTCACCGTTTGCGTGTATTCACTGCATATGAATTTCTGGAGAAAAGATTCGACATCAAAACACGGGCACTTACAGCCATTCTGTTTTTGATACAACGCGGTATATCTACCGGCATTACCATCTTTGCACCTTCTATTATTCTATCGACCATTCTTCATGTAGATGTTACCTATACGACACTGTTTATTGGTAGTCTGGTCGTACTTTATACGGTATATGGAGGAACAAAAGCTGTCTCGTATACGCAGGCCCTGCAAATGAGTATCATCTTTGGCGGACTTCTGGTCGCAGGTTTTATGGTTGTGCATTTATTACCGGAAGATATCGGCTTTAGTAAAGCGCTTCATATTGCCGGAAAATCCGGAAAAACAAATGCCATTGATTTTACTTTTGACCCCAATAATCAATATACGGTATGGACAGGTCTGATCGGAGGTTTCTTTCTTCAGCTGTCTTATTTCGGGACAGACCAAAGTCAGGTAGGGCGTTATCTCACCAGCTCCTCTATCCGGGATAGCCGGTTGGGACTTTTGATGAACGGATTACTGAAAGTTCCGATGCAATTTGCCATTCTATTGATCGGCGTACTTGTATTTGCTTACTATCAGTATCATACCCCTCCTGTATTTTTCAACCAGCAAGAGATTCAGAAGCTTCAGGGAAGTAGCTATAATGAGGAATACCAGTCGCTTGAAAAGCAGCATGTACAACTGTATACTGAAAAACAGGCCGTCATCAATGAGTTGACAACAGCACTGGATAAAAATAATGATAAAGCAATAGAAGATGCCCGTCTGAAACTTGAACAATCAAATAAACAGGTACAGGGTGTCAGGGATAACGTAATAGCGCTGATCAAAAAGAACGATAGTAAAGCGGAAGTAAATGATAACAATTATGTATTTCTATCTTTTATAACCAGCACATTCCCTAAGGGTCTTATCGGATTACTTGTGGCCATTATATTCCTTGCTTCTATGGGAGCAACGGCCAGTGCCATCAACTCTCTGGCATCAACGACTATCGTAGATATCTACAAACGATTTATGAATAAAGAGGCTTCCGACCAGGGCTATCTTAATGCATCCAGGGTGATTACATTTGCCTGGGGCATATTTACCATACTCATCGCACTCTACGCCAGTCAGCTCGGCAACTTATTGGAAGCTGTCAATATACTTGGATCCCTGTTCTATGGAACAATATTAGGTATTTTTATTGTAGCCTTTTATGTGAAAAAAATAGGAGGGAGGGCGGTATTCTGGGCAGCAGTGATTTCAGAAATCATTATTGTAGCCATATGGAAAATGGATGTTGTTGCTTTCCTTTGGCTCAATCTTATCGGCTGCGCACTGGTTGTCATCATAGGACTTATCCTGCAGGCAACACTGCCACGAAAAACAGAGAAACTGGTAAGCTGA
- a CDS encoding N-acetylmuramoyl-L-alanine amidase codes for MKAGIQAVFGVLVVVIGFSACKTNQYAKTNKQYQNQVKEIASTLTAELPQPSGAKESADSAVPEVKAVDKVADLQQKGMRKDLDWVGAIHFDIRKPNYVIIHHTAQDSLKQTLRTFTLEHTKVSAHYLIGKKGEVYQLLNDYLRGWHAGASKWGSVTDMNSVSLGIELDNNGREPFSEVQINALLTLLDTLKTNYDIPTANFIGHGDIAPTRKNDPSIFFPWKKLAERGFGIWYDERTLMTPPENFNPIDALKIIGYDTRNLSAAIVAFKRKFIVNDLRPELTLYDKSVLYNLYLKY; via the coding sequence ATGAAAGCAGGCATACAAGCCGTATTTGGAGTTTTAGTGGTGGTGATAGGATTTTCAGCTTGTAAGACCAATCAATATGCCAAGACAAATAAACAGTACCAGAATCAGGTCAAAGAGATTGCATCTACACTGACTGCTGAGCTTCCGCAACCAAGCGGAGCAAAAGAATCGGCAGACAGCGCTGTTCCGGAAGTAAAGGCCGTAGATAAAGTGGCCGATCTTCAGCAAAAAGGAATGCGTAAGGATCTGGATTGGGTAGGAGCAATTCATTTTGACATCCGTAAACCCAATTATGTAATTATCCATCATACCGCTCAGGACAGCCTCAAACAGACGCTTCGTACATTTACACTGGAGCATACCAAAGTGAGTGCACATTATCTGATCGGTAAGAAAGGTGAGGTTTACCAGTTACTCAATGATTATCTGAGAGGATGGCATGCAGGAGCAAGTAAATGGGGATCTGTTACAGATATGAATTCGGTTTCTTTGGGAATCGAGCTGGATAATAATGGAAGAGAGCCGTTTTCCGAGGTGCAGATCAATGCCTTGCTAACCTTATTGGATACCTTAAAAACAAATTACGATATACCTACAGCCAACTTTATAGGTCATGGAGATATTGCTCCTACCCGTAAAAATGATCCAAGTATATTTTTCCCGTGGAAGAAGCTTGCTGAGCGGGGATTTGGGATCTGGTATGATGAACGTACACTTATGACCCCTCCAGAAAATTTCAACCCTATAGATGCGCTCAAAATAATCGGATACGATACCCGTAACCTATCTGCAGCTATTGTAGCATTCAAACGTAAGTTTATTGTGAATGACCTCAGACCCGAGCTTACCCTATATGATAAAAGTGTATTGTATAACCTGTACCTGAAATACTAA
- a CDS encoding DUF3078 domain-containing protein, whose amino-acid sequence MKIKNYAFLLLMGLLFKTAHAQVDLKDLRAKPDSITNNQDKQKLNIKPINVPIPKLALEVDYWKHWSRFGVNANQASFSDSWKGGGVNSLALGLNAWHKSEFNKDDFNFITEVDLRYGKVKNKDQMAKKNNDRIFWDNKLSYKLSKSWSLFTSLTFESQFDVGYTYETKDGVERIKETVSAFMAPGYVTESFGLEYKPDNTFSVRFGTGTARQTFVLDDRIKPLTIEQYAIKYPGQTITKDQEKYGVKAGKTFKNDLAFQITANLDKNLSKNLNLKSRYNLFANYEKIGDPSHRLDVWLTAKITRLVNVNLNGIMLYDSDDVTPENPKAKLQFSESLALGLTFNLPR is encoded by the coding sequence ATGAAAATAAAAAACTACGCTTTTCTTCTATTGATGGGCCTGCTTTTCAAAACAGCCCATGCTCAGGTTGATTTAAAAGATCTTCGGGCAAAACCGGACTCTATTACAAATAATCAGGATAAGCAAAAGTTAAATATAAAACCGATCAATGTTCCTATTCCTAAATTGGCGCTGGAAGTAGATTACTGGAAGCACTGGAGCCGGTTTGGGGTTAACGCTAATCAGGCTTCATTCAGTGATAGCTGGAAAGGTGGAGGGGTCAATTCATTAGCTTTGGGACTAAATGCCTGGCATAAATCCGAATTTAATAAAGATGATTTTAACTTTATTACGGAGGTAGATCTGCGATATGGTAAAGTGAAGAATAAGGATCAAATGGCCAAAAAGAACAATGACCGTATTTTCTGGGACAATAAGCTGTCTTATAAACTATCTAAAAGCTGGTCACTCTTTACTTCCTTGACATTTGAATCCCAATTTGACGTAGGTTATACGTATGAAACAAAAGACGGCGTAGAGCGAATAAAAGAAACTGTTTCTGCATTTATGGCTCCGGGTTATGTTACGGAATCTTTCGGTTTGGAGTATAAGCCTGATAATACGTTTTCTGTACGATTTGGTACAGGTACTGCCCGTCAGACTTTCGTCTTGGACGATCGTATCAAACCCTTGACAATAGAACAATATGCCATCAAGTATCCTGGACAGACAATCACTAAAGACCAGGAGAAGTATGGTGTTAAGGCCGGAAAAACTTTTAAAAATGATCTTGCATTTCAGATAACTGCCAACCTGGATAAGAATCTGTCTAAGAACCTTAATCTGAAGAGTCGTTACAATCTGTTTGCAAATTATGAGAAGATCGGTGATCCCAGTCATCGTTTAGATGTATGGCTGACAGCTAAGATTACACGATTAGTGAATGTTAATTTAAACGGGATAATGCTGTATGACAGCGATGATGTTACTCCTGAAAACCCGAAAGCGAAACTGCAGTTTTCAGAATCTCTGGCTTTAGGTCTTACATTTAATTTGCCGAGGTAA